A region of Sulfuricella denitrificans skB26 DNA encodes the following proteins:
- a CDS encoding LPS-assembly lipoprotein LptE, with protein MRNVLTGFILTLLLAACGFQLRGVATLPFESLYVDGSGNPALAAEIGRAISSGTQTKLTDKAEDAQAVLQVQGATIEKRILALSGAGRVREYELIYRVGFRLTDKEGRNLITPQPIEMRRAMLWDDALVLAKQGEEALLYADMQKDVIGQLMRRLAKAKPQFADVTP; from the coding sequence ATGCGGAATGTGCTGACCGGATTCATCCTGACCCTGCTGCTAGCCGCTTGCGGCTTTCAGTTGCGCGGCGTGGCGACTCTGCCGTTCGAGTCCCTGTATGTGGATGGCAGCGGCAATCCTGCGCTGGCGGCGGAGATCGGCCGGGCGATCAGCTCCGGGACGCAGACCAAGCTAACCGACAAGGCTGAAGACGCGCAGGCGGTGTTGCAGGTCCAGGGGGCCACAATTGAAAAGCGAATTCTAGCGCTGAGTGGTGCCGGGCGGGTAAGGGAATACGAATTGATTTATCGCGTGGGCTTTCGCTTGACGGACAAGGAGGGGCGTAACTTGATCACTCCCCAGCCAATCGAAATGAGGCGCGCCATGCTCTGGGACGATGCGCTGGTTCTGGCGAAGCAGGGAGAAGAGGCGCTGCTCTATGCCGATATGCAAAAAGATGTAATTGGCCAACTGATGCGGCGTCTAGCGAAGGCCAAGCCGCAATTTGCGGATGTCACGCCTTAA
- the holA gene encoding DNA polymerase III subunit delta codes for MSRLNADQLGAHLQRSLAPLYLIYGDEPLLALEAADAIRAKARQEGYVEREVFTVEPGFSWQNLLTSGNSLSLFATRRIIEIRIPTGKPGTEGGQALQDYCARLPDDTITVVTCPKLDKQAQATKWFKALEQAGTAIPVYPVERARLPQWIGLRLAAQKQRADTTTLQFLADRVEGNLLAAYQEIQKLGLLFPEGPLLFDPVREAVLDVSRYDVFNLSDAMLAGDVVRLVRILEGLKGEGVAPTLALWALTQEIRTLAKLKQGQRKGAALPQLFREARVWESRQGLVQRALGRLSETRLVAGLKQAAALDRMIKGLARGDVWDELMQLGLGIART; via the coding sequence ATGTCACGCCTTAACGCGGATCAGCTGGGGGCGCATTTGCAGCGCAGCCTCGCGCCGCTGTACCTGATCTACGGCGATGAGCCGTTGCTGGCGCTGGAGGCTGCCGATGCGATCCGCGCCAAAGCCCGACAGGAGGGCTATGTCGAGCGCGAGGTGTTTACGGTTGAGCCCGGCTTCAGCTGGCAAAATCTGCTGACGAGCGGCAACAGTCTGTCGCTATTCGCGACCAGGCGTATCATTGAAATTCGCATCCCCACCGGCAAGCCGGGCACGGAGGGTGGTCAGGCGCTGCAGGATTATTGCGCGCGGTTGCCGGATGACACTATCACCGTGGTAACTTGCCCCAAGCTTGATAAGCAGGCGCAGGCGACGAAATGGTTCAAGGCGCTGGAGCAGGCCGGCACGGCGATACCGGTTTATCCGGTGGAGCGGGCGCGACTGCCGCAATGGATCGGGTTGCGGCTGGCGGCACAGAAACAGCGTGCCGACACGACGACCTTGCAGTTTCTGGCAGACCGCGTCGAGGGCAACCTTTTGGCGGCATACCAGGAAATCCAGAAGCTCGGGTTGTTGTTCCCCGAAGGCCCGCTGTTGTTTGACCCGGTTCGCGAAGCGGTGCTGGATGTCTCGCGCTATGATGTGTTTAACCTCTCCGATGCTATGCTGGCAGGAGATGTCGTCCGTCTGGTGCGGATTCTGGAAGGGCTGAAGGGCGAGGGTGTGGCGCCAACGCTGGCGCTGTGGGCGCTGACCCAGGAAATCCGCACCTTGGCAAAATTAAAGCAGGGTCAGCGCAAGGGCGCCGCCCTGCCACAGCTGTTCCGCGAGGCGCGGGTATGGGAATCCCGTCAAGGTTTGGTGCAGCGCGCACTGGGTCGGCTGAGCGAAACTCGGCTGGTGGCGGGGTTGAAGCAGGCCGCGGCGCTGGACCGAATGATCAAGGGTCTGGCACGCGGCGACGTGTGGGACGAGCTAATGCAATTGGGGCTGGGGATAGCCCGGACTTGA
- a CDS encoding glutamate-5-semialdehyde dehydrogenase: protein MDIKAYMQTVGQQARAASRLMAKADTNAKNKALTSMAAAIQRDAAKLIEANAKDLAEAREAGLEEALLDRLALTEKGVAGMAEGLLQIAALPDPVGEITGLNYRPSGIQVGKMRVPLGVIGIIYEARPNVTADAAGLCLKSGNAAILRGGSEAIHSNQAIAACVREGLAAAGLPPTAVQVIETTDRAAVGELITMKEFVDVIVPRGGKGLIERLIAEARIPVIKHLHGVCHVYIDDKADLDKAIRIADNAKTSRYGTCNTMETLLVAEGVAVTVLPPLCKIYLDKGVELRGCPASRAIIPQMKEATEEDWHTEYLAPILSVRVVKDIDEAIEHINTYSSQHTESIVTEDYSRARRFLREVDSSSVMVNASTRFADGFEYGLGAEIGISTDKIHARGPVGLEGLTSQKFIVLGDGHVRG from the coding sequence ATGGACATCAAAGCTTACATGCAAACTGTCGGTCAGCAGGCGCGCGCGGCTTCCCGCCTGATGGCGAAGGCCGACACCAATGCCAAGAACAAGGCGCTGACGTCGATGGCTGCGGCGATCCAGCGCGATGCCGCCAAGCTGATTGAGGCGAATGCCAAGGACCTGGCCGAAGCTCGCGAGGCCGGCCTGGAAGAAGCGTTGCTCGACCGCCTGGCCCTGACCGAAAAAGGCGTTGCCGGCATGGCGGAGGGGCTGTTGCAGATTGCCGCCTTGCCCGATCCGGTGGGGGAAATCACTGGCCTCAACTACCGTCCTTCCGGTATCCAGGTGGGCAAGATGCGCGTTCCACTGGGCGTGATCGGGATCATCTACGAGGCCCGCCCCAACGTCACGGCGGATGCCGCCGGGCTGTGCCTGAAATCCGGTAATGCGGCGATCCTGCGCGGCGGTTCGGAAGCAATTCACTCCAACCAGGCGATCGCCGCCTGTGTGCGCGAAGGGCTGGCAGCTGCCGGTTTGCCGCCGACGGCGGTGCAGGTGATAGAAACTACCGATCGCGCCGCAGTGGGCGAGTTGATCACCATGAAGGAATTCGTCGACGTGATCGTGCCGCGCGGCGGCAAGGGGTTGATTGAGCGCCTGATCGCCGAGGCGCGCATCCCGGTGATCAAGCACCTGCATGGCGTTTGCCATGTCTATATCGACGACAAGGCGGATTTGGACAAGGCGATCCGGATCGCCGACAACGCCAAGACCAGCCGCTACGGCACCTGCAACACGATGGAAACCCTGCTGGTGGCGGAAGGTGTGGCAGTGACGGTGCTGCCACCGCTGTGCAAGATCTATCTGGACAAGGGCGTGGAGCTGCGCGGCTGTCCGGCTTCGCGCGCGATCATTCCGCAGATGAAGGAAGCCACCGAGGAAGACTGGCACACTGAATACCTCGCTCCTATCCTTTCGGTGCGGGTGGTGAAGGACATCGATGAGGCGATCGAGCACATCAACACCTACAGCTCGCAGCACACCGAGTCTATCGTTACCGAGGACTACAGCCGGGCGCGCCGTTTCCTGCGCGAAGTGGATTCCAGCTCGGTGATGGTAAACGCCTCGACCCGTTTCGCTGACGGTTTCGAATACGGGCTGGGAGCGGAAATCGGCATCTCCACCGACAAGATACATGCACGCGGCCCGGTCGGGCTGGAAGGCTTGACCAGCCAGAAATTCATCGTTCTGGGTGATGGCCACGTTCGTGGCTAG
- the nadD gene encoding nicotinate-nucleotide adenylyltransferase: MTFPIGILGGTFDPLHFGHLRLAQELAEGLALSEVRFIPAGLPPHRAQPFASPQQRLEMARLGIAGNPLFSLDEREVFKPTPCFTVETLLELRRELGAMQSLCLFMGADAFLGLAAWHRWRELFDLAHIVVAQRPGVDGITRAAATLPAELLNELNRRLTHEPEALRDELSGAILVHPVTALDISATQIRSELTAGHSPRYLLPDAVLDYIQTNGLYKDINGT; the protein is encoded by the coding sequence ATGACATTCCCTATCGGCATACTTGGCGGCACGTTCGACCCCCTGCATTTTGGCCATCTGCGGCTGGCGCAGGAGCTGGCGGAAGGACTGGCTCTGAGCGAGGTTCGCTTCATTCCGGCGGGGCTGCCTCCACATCGCGCCCAGCCCTTTGCCTCGCCGCAACAACGGCTGGAAATGGCGCGTCTGGGCATTGCAGGCAACCCGTTATTCTCGCTCGACGAGCGGGAAGTCTTCAAGCCAACCCCATGCTTTACGGTGGAAACCCTGTTGGAGTTGCGCCGGGAGCTGGGCGCGATGCAGTCGCTGTGCCTGTTCATGGGCGCGGACGCTTTCCTCGGCCTGGCTGCCTGGCATCGCTGGCGCGAACTGTTCGATCTGGCCCATATCGTGGTGGCACAACGTCCGGGTGTGGACGGCATAACCCGGGCCGCCGCAACCCTGCCTGCCGAGTTGCTGAATGAACTCAACCGGCGCCTGACCCATGAGCCGGAAGCCTTGCGTGATGAGCTCTCTGGCGCAATTCTGGTTCATCCGGTCACGGCGCTCGATATTTCCGCCACACAAATTCGCAGCGAGCTCACCGCCGGCCACAGTCCGCGTTATTTGCTCCCCGACGCGGTTCTCGATTATATTCAGACAAACGGACTTTATAAGGACATTAATGGAACCTGA
- the rsfS gene encoding ribosome silencing factor produces MEPEAMKQAVISALEDIKARDIAVMDVRKLTSMTDFMIVASADSNRQTRALADNVQKKLKEAGAHVQGVEGLETGEWVLVDLGSVIVHIMQPTIREYYNLEQLWGGPPMSKKPKLAEPTAHP; encoded by the coding sequence ATGGAACCTGAAGCGATGAAACAAGCGGTAATTTCCGCGCTGGAGGACATCAAGGCGCGCGATATCGCGGTAATGGATGTACGCAAGCTCACCAGCATGACCGATTTCATGATCGTAGCCAGCGCCGATTCCAACCGTCAGACCCGGGCCCTGGCCGATAACGTTCAGAAAAAGCTCAAGGAAGCCGGTGCGCATGTGCAGGGCGTGGAGGGATTGGAAACCGGCGAGTGGGTATTGGTCGACCTCGGGTCGGTGATCGTTCACATCATGCAGCCCACGATACGGGAATATTACAATCTCGAGCAATTGTGGGGTGGGCCGCCGATGAGCAAGAAACCGAAATTGGCGGAACCCACAGCTCATCCGTGA
- the rlmH gene encoding 23S rRNA (pseudouridine(1915)-N(3))-methyltransferase RlmH, which yields MKLLIMAVGHKMPAWVNEGFGEYTKRMPRESRIELAEIKPEKRAGGKTREQVHEAERSRIEAALPADCVRVVLDEHGKDWSTLELADELKDWMRGGRDVAFVIGGADGLHPEVKRQASRLWSLSRLTLPHGLVRVVLAEQLYRAVTVIQNHPYHRE from the coding sequence GTGAAACTGTTGATTATGGCGGTTGGCCACAAGATGCCCGCCTGGGTGAATGAAGGTTTCGGGGAGTACACCAAGCGCATGCCGCGCGAGTCCCGTATCGAACTGGCCGAGATCAAACCGGAAAAGCGGGCTGGGGGAAAAACCCGGGAACAGGTTCACGAGGCAGAACGGAGCCGCATCGAGGCCGCCCTGCCTGCCGATTGCGTGCGAGTCGTGCTGGATGAGCATGGCAAGGACTGGAGCACCCTGGAGCTTGCCGATGAGTTGAAAGACTGGATGCGTGGCGGGCGCGATGTGGCTTTCGTCATCGGAGGTGCGGATGGCTTGCATCCGGAGGTGAAGCGCCAAGCCAGCCGGCTCTGGTCCCTGTCCCGCTTGACGCTGCCCCATGGTCTGGTACGGGTAGTTCTGGCAGAACAGCTGTATCGCGCCGTGACCGTAATCCAGAATCACCCCTATCATCGGGAGTAA
- a CDS encoding Maf family protein: MILDKKIYLASRSPRRRELLAQIGVGFELLLLRDDPSRGNDLDESPLPGENPHDYVLRVSHAKAEAGWQRVQQRRLPHFPVLAADTAVVLNDRIMGKPANRDEAMEMLLALSGKRHEVLTAVAVANAGRIEQKLSATIVQFGKLTDHAVRRYAMTGESLDKAGAYAIQGHAAAFIEKIEGSYSGVMGLPLYETTELLAGFGIEVL; this comes from the coding sequence TTGATTTTAGACAAAAAAATTTACTTGGCATCGCGTTCGCCACGCCGGCGAGAGTTGCTCGCGCAAATCGGCGTCGGTTTCGAATTGTTGCTGCTTCGGGATGACCCGTCGCGTGGCAACGATTTGGACGAGAGCCCCTTGCCCGGCGAGAACCCGCATGATTACGTGCTGCGGGTCAGCCACGCCAAGGCCGAGGCCGGTTGGCAGCGCGTGCAGCAGCGCAGGCTGCCGCATTTTCCCGTGCTGGCGGCAGATACTGCGGTGGTGTTGAACGACAGGATCATGGGCAAACCCGCGAACCGGGACGAGGCCATGGAGATGTTGCTGGCGTTGTCGGGAAAAAGACATGAAGTACTCACTGCCGTGGCGGTGGCGAATGCAGGGAGAATCGAGCAAAAACTGTCAGCCACTATCGTACAATTCGGCAAACTGACCGATCATGCCGTTCGTCGTTATGCCATGACCGGTGAATCGCTCGACAAGGCTGGGGCTTACGCGATTCAGGGACATGCGGCGGCGTTCATCGAGAAAATCGAGGGCAGTTACTCCGGCGTGATGGGGCTGCCGCTATACGAAACGACAGAGCTGCTGGCAGGGTTCGGCATTGAAGTTTTGTAA
- the rng gene encoding ribonuclease G — translation MSEEILINVTPQETRVAVMQQGVVQEIHIERMSSRGLVGNIYVGRVCRVLPGMQSAFVEIGLDRAAFLHVADIWQERQDVETRLIERILHEGQTLLVQVIKDPISTKGARLSTQISIAGRFLVFLPQETHIGISQRIEDEAERELLREKLQHLLQPDAGGGFIIRTMAEAASGSELEADVEYLRKQWRDINDKAKSAKPTTMLYHDLNLSLRVLRDFVNEETIRIRVDSRETFQKMQGFALEYTSNVVGLLEHYAGERPLFDLHGVENEIEKALARRVDLKSGGYLIIDQTEALTTVDVNTGGFVGGRNFDDTIFKTNLEAAQAIARQLRLRNLGGIIIVDFIDMDNEEHKTAVLAEFKKTLAKDRTRMTVNGFSALGLVEMTRKRTRESLAHILCEPCSTCQGRGVLKTAQTVCYDILRELVREARQFSSREFRILASQQVIDLFLDEESQSLAQLGDFIGKPIYLQVESQYSQEQYDIVLM, via the coding sequence ATGAGTGAAGAAATTTTAATCAATGTCACCCCGCAGGAAACCCGGGTGGCAGTCATGCAACAGGGTGTGGTGCAGGAAATCCATATCGAGCGCATGAGCAGTCGCGGTCTTGTCGGCAACATCTACGTTGGCCGGGTGTGCCGAGTACTGCCGGGGATGCAGTCCGCATTCGTCGAAATCGGTCTGGATCGCGCCGCTTTTCTGCATGTGGCGGACATCTGGCAGGAGCGCCAGGATGTGGAAACCCGGCTGATTGAGAGGATATTGCACGAGGGACAGACCCTGCTAGTGCAAGTGATCAAGGATCCCATCAGCACCAAGGGCGCACGCCTTTCCACCCAGATCAGCATCGCCGGACGCTTCCTGGTGTTTTTGCCGCAGGAGACGCACATCGGCATCTCCCAGCGCATCGAGGACGAAGCCGAGCGTGAACTGCTGCGCGAAAAGTTGCAGCATCTATTGCAACCCGACGCAGGCGGTGGTTTCATCATCCGCACTATGGCGGAAGCGGCCTCCGGCAGCGAGCTTGAGGCCGATGTCGAGTACCTGCGCAAGCAGTGGCGCGATATCAACGACAAAGCCAAGAGCGCCAAGCCGACCACTATGCTCTACCATGACCTGAATCTTTCTCTGCGGGTGCTACGCGATTTCGTCAATGAAGAAACCATCCGAATTCGGGTGGATTCGCGTGAGACCTTCCAGAAAATGCAGGGTTTCGCCCTCGAGTACACCAGTAACGTCGTCGGCCTGCTCGAACATTATGCCGGTGAGCGACCGCTGTTCGATCTGCATGGCGTGGAAAACGAGATCGAGAAAGCGCTGGCGCGGCGCGTCGACCTGAAGTCGGGCGGCTACCTGATTATCGACCAGACCGAGGCATTGACCACGGTGGACGTGAACACCGGCGGCTTCGTCGGCGGACGTAATTTCGACGACACAATTTTCAAAACCAACCTCGAAGCGGCGCAGGCGATCGCCCGGCAGTTGCGGCTAAGAAACCTCGGCGGCATCATCATCGTGGATTTTATCGATATGGACAACGAGGAGCACAAGACCGCCGTCCTTGCCGAGTTCAAGAAGACGTTGGCGAAAGACCGTACGCGCATGACAGTAAACGGTTTCTCAGCGCTTGGCCTGGTGGAGATGACGCGCAAACGCACCCGCGAGAGCCTGGCCCACATCCTGTGCGAGCCCTGCTCCACCTGTCAGGGGCGAGGTGTTCTGAAGACGGCGCAGACAGTGTGCTACGACATTCTGCGCGAGCTAGTGCGTGAGGCGCGCCAGTTCAGTTCGCGCGAGTTTCGCATACTCGCTTCCCAGCAGGTGATCGACTTGTTTCTCGACGAGGAATCACAAAGCCTGGCGCAGTTGGGAGATTTTATCGGCAAGCCGATTTATCTTCAGGTGGAAAGTCAGTACAGCCAAGAGCAGTACGATATTGTGTTGATGTAG
- a CDS encoding DUF1631 domain-containing protein, with the protein MSTSSYKNVVDMSKFDKLRAVSGASGVPLLNDCRDMAAAQLAQFAAAMLDKAVNELFEQAEKSLGGEMRNLYMDGMALARDEKEAITTGFKRQFIQGFNKHIRKGKYAQPSSASSFNLAEMELSLIDLDALEESLALANITNNIHGTCAEELFGIEKRLGTLLHVHELDSADNPIGPEAIGSSFMEALKELDSSVKVKLLLVMMFNKYMPDQIKNMYQDINQHLVEKGVLPKIRVGMKKHGGSAARQPEFHAAGATGSEPTANGPDLFATLQQLVSLGNSGMAGMGVPQQAGQPGAIGGTMPSDGAAVQSAGVMSTLTKLQQGQFEGVLGEGVMLNPALLANGRTNVLREIKSSGMASVMGHVDAMTLDIVAMLFDYILDDRNIPDAMKALIGRLQIPVLKVAMLDKTFFSKKAHPARKFLDTLADAAIGWDEEEGHQGGLYKKVDHLVQRILNEFEDKVGVFADMQEELESYLAAEKERADELTGRSAQVVQTREQEEIARIMAHDEVKRRIESRKLPQIIREFLSHQWASMLSLTYQKSGEDSQAWNEALETMDQLIWSVVAKEVPDDRKKLVGLLPNLLKRLQQGMAAIDVTGDERDQFFAKLIRCHADAVKSGLRAEDEEAWQDTDIENLAEETEVVAEAPTDFEEITPSPEAPAPDLALIQQISEEPVPADFDLEEVPISDVPWQANELQNDDSGALVAKLKRGTWIEFVQADGTTSRSKLAWVSPLKGLYLFTNRLGSRALSITPSRLTEKFRSGQAQIINDEALIDRAVSDMMGRLQQVA; encoded by the coding sequence ATGAGCACTAGCTCGTACAAAAATGTCGTGGATATGAGCAAGTTCGATAAGCTGCGTGCCGTATCCGGAGCCTCCGGCGTGCCTCTGCTCAATGATTGCCGAGACATGGCCGCCGCACAGCTGGCGCAATTTGCTGCTGCCATGCTGGACAAGGCTGTGAACGAGTTGTTCGAGCAGGCCGAAAAATCCCTCGGCGGTGAAATGCGCAATCTCTACATGGACGGGATGGCGCTCGCGCGCGACGAAAAAGAAGCCATTACAACCGGGTTCAAACGACAATTTATCCAGGGTTTCAACAAGCACATCAGGAAAGGAAAATACGCGCAGCCCTCCAGCGCATCATCATTCAACCTCGCCGAGATGGAGCTTAGCCTGATCGACCTGGATGCTCTGGAAGAATCCCTGGCCTTGGCCAATATTACAAATAACATTCATGGTACCTGTGCCGAGGAACTGTTCGGTATCGAAAAACGTCTGGGCACGCTGTTGCATGTGCATGAGCTGGATTCCGCCGACAACCCGATTGGCCCGGAGGCAATCGGTTCCAGCTTCATGGAAGCGCTCAAGGAGCTGGACAGCAGCGTGAAGGTCAAGCTGCTGCTGGTCATGATGTTCAACAAGTACATGCCGGATCAGATCAAAAATATGTACCAGGACATCAACCAGCATTTGGTGGAAAAGGGCGTGCTGCCCAAAATTCGGGTTGGCATGAAGAAGCACGGTGGTTCTGCTGCCCGCCAGCCTGAATTCCACGCCGCTGGTGCAACGGGTTCCGAGCCAACGGCGAATGGACCGGATTTATTTGCAACCTTGCAACAGCTCGTCTCACTTGGCAATTCGGGTATGGCGGGAATGGGCGTGCCACAACAAGCCGGTCAGCCTGGAGCCATCGGAGGCACAATGCCTTCGGACGGCGCTGCTGTACAAAGCGCAGGAGTAATGAGTACGCTGACCAAGTTGCAACAGGGTCAGTTTGAAGGGGTATTGGGTGAAGGTGTCATGCTCAATCCTGCACTGCTGGCTAATGGCCGTACGAATGTTCTACGTGAAATAAAATCAAGCGGTATGGCCAGCGTCATGGGGCACGTCGATGCTATGACGCTGGATATTGTCGCCATGCTGTTCGACTATATTCTGGATGACCGTAATATTCCGGATGCCATGAAGGCGTTAATCGGCAGGCTGCAAATACCAGTTCTTAAAGTGGCCATGCTGGATAAAACGTTTTTCTCAAAAAAAGCGCATCCAGCCCGCAAGTTCCTAGATACGCTGGCAGATGCTGCGATTGGCTGGGATGAGGAAGAAGGTCATCAGGGAGGCTTGTACAAGAAGGTGGATCATCTGGTACAGCGCATCCTGAACGAGTTTGAAGATAAGGTCGGTGTATTCGCCGATATGCAGGAAGAACTGGAAAGCTATCTTGCAGCGGAGAAAGAGCGTGCTGACGAACTGACTGGGCGCAGTGCTCAGGTAGTGCAGACCCGTGAGCAGGAAGAGATCGCCAGGATTATGGCGCACGACGAAGTGAAACGTCGCATCGAATCGCGCAAACTGCCACAGATTATTCGTGAATTCCTGTCCCACCAGTGGGCGTCCATGCTCAGCTTAACCTATCAGAAATCTGGCGAAGACAGCCAGGCATGGAACGAAGCGCTGGAAACAATGGATCAACTGATATGGAGCGTGGTCGCCAAGGAAGTGCCGGATGACCGCAAAAAGCTGGTTGGCCTGCTGCCTAATTTGCTGAAACGCTTACAGCAGGGTATGGCCGCTATTGACGTGACGGGTGACGAACGCGACCAATTCTTCGCCAAGCTCATCCGCTGTCATGCGGATGCGGTGAAATCTGGCTTGCGCGCTGAAGATGAAGAAGCATGGCAAGACACGGACATAGAGAATCTTGCGGAAGAGACAGAGGTTGTGGCCGAAGCGCCGACGGATTTTGAAGAAATCACCCCGTCGCCTGAAGCCCCTGCGCCGGATTTGGCGCTTATTCAGCAGATTTCTGAGGAACCTGTTCCTGCAGACTTTGATCTGGAGGAAGTGCCAATCAGCGATGTACCGTGGCAGGCTAATGAACTTCAAAATGATGACTCTGGTGCGTTAGTGGCAAAACTCAAGCGCGGTACATGGATTGAGTTCGTCCAGGCGGATGGCACCACCTCGCGCAGCAAGCTGGCGTGGGTGAGTCCGCTCAAGGGTCTGTACCTGTTTACCAACCGTCTTGGCTCCAGAGCGCTTTCGATTACGCCTTCCCGCCTCACGGAGAAATTCCGCAGCGGGCAGGCACAAATCATCAACGATGAAGCATTGATCGACCGTGCAGTCAGCGACATGATGGGACGTCTCCAGCAAGTGGCCTGA
- a CDS encoding EAL and HDOD domain-containing protein gives MLEKYLRLITGGRDRSFTPPPGGIETLLDNPEHETRAGAKATLQRFLGRQPILDDASRIVGYELKIRSGVLSPEELTEGARQQAQNEMLVIGVIDLAFQKALGAKLTFISLSPSMLDNPLLNELPAKNIVVAICPEKTDIQELVERCRELTARGIQIALEDFEYRPELNPLLELCRYVRINTRQYDALQLSEQAVALLKMHGPTLIATQVETEEAFEAYRKLSFNLFQGYYFTCLQPAAPHRMDSNRIRVMELLNLVINRADIHALEEKVKLDAALTYRLLNYINSPANGMQKQIQSIGHAITLIGYDQLYRWLTLLMFSSGKADERSRSLLKNALVRGRFCESLGKTRLRPAELGGLFIVGIFSLLDALLNIPMGDALARLNLPKPVVDALIRREGLYAPYLQLAIACENFDQDTISRYSTDCGLDADAVNVAHVNALIWSEQIEV, from the coding sequence ATGCTAGAGAAATACCTCAGACTGATCACCGGTGGTCGCGATAGATCGTTCACCCCTCCCCCCGGTGGAATCGAAACCTTGCTGGATAACCCGGAACACGAGACCCGCGCAGGTGCAAAAGCCACGTTACAGCGCTTTCTCGGTCGCCAGCCGATCCTGGATGATGCATCCCGGATTGTTGGATACGAGCTGAAGATAAGAAGCGGTGTGTTGTCCCCGGAAGAGTTAACTGAAGGCGCACGACAACAGGCGCAGAATGAAATGCTGGTGATCGGCGTCATCGACCTCGCTTTCCAGAAGGCGTTGGGCGCCAAGCTGACCTTCATCAGTCTGTCTCCCTCCATGCTGGACAACCCCCTGCTGAATGAGCTGCCGGCAAAAAATATCGTCGTCGCTATTTGCCCTGAAAAAACCGATATTCAAGAACTGGTTGAGCGATGCCGCGAACTCACTGCCCGTGGCATCCAGATTGCACTGGAAGATTTCGAATACCGCCCGGAACTGAATCCGCTGCTAGAACTTTGCCGTTACGTCAGGATTAACACACGTCAATACGATGCGCTGCAATTGAGTGAGCAGGCTGTCGCACTGCTTAAAATGCATGGGCCCACCCTGATTGCCACTCAAGTAGAAACGGAAGAAGCATTCGAGGCTTACCGTAAGCTTTCTTTTAACCTGTTTCAGGGTTACTACTTTACCTGCCTGCAGCCCGCTGCGCCGCACCGCATGGACAGTAATCGCATTCGCGTAATGGAACTGCTCAACCTGGTCATCAACCGTGCCGATATTCACGCGCTGGAAGAAAAGGTCAAACTGGATGCGGCCTTGACCTACCGTTTGCTGAATTACATTAATTCACCGGCAAACGGCATGCAGAAACAAATCCAGTCGATTGGGCATGCCATCACGCTCATCGGCTACGATCAGTTGTACCGTTGGCTCACCCTGCTGATGTTTTCCAGCGGGAAAGCGGATGAACGCAGCCGCTCACTACTCAAAAACGCACTGGTGCGCGGGCGTTTCTGCGAGTCGCTCGGCAAAACCAGGCTGCGGCCAGCCGAACTCGGCGGCTTGTTTATCGTCGGCATTTTTTCGTTGCTGGATGCCCTGCTCAATATACCCATGGGGGATGCGCTCGCCCGCCTGAACCTGCCGAAACCGGTTGTCGACGCCTTGATCCGGCGCGAGGGTCTGTATGCGCCATATCTGCAACTGGCCATTGCCTGCGAAAATTTCGATCAGGACACCATCTCTCGCTATTCCACCGATTGCGGCCTTGATGCAGATGCGGTTAACGTGGCGCATGTGAATGCATTGATCTGGTCTGAGCAGATCGAAGTGTAG
- a CDS encoding type II toxin-antitoxin system VapC family toxin, with translation MSYLIDTNVIFELARAKPDPRVVEWFNTIPDSALYLSVLTLGELRKRVEKMPDANRREKLRLWLENDLPAWFGDHLLPVNAAIADRWGRLQSETTRPLPSADSLLTATALHHDLRIVTCNDKDFEVPGLVVVNPWKD, from the coding sequence ATGAGCTACCTCATCGACACCAACGTCATTTTCGAACTCGCCCGAGCCAAGCCCGATCCACGAGTGGTGGAATGGTTTAATACCATACCGGATTCTGCCCTGTACTTGAGCGTCCTGACCTTGGGGGAATTGCGTAAAAGAGTGGAGAAGATGCCGGATGCAAACCGCCGGGAAAAACTGCGTCTGTGGCTGGAAAACGACTTGCCTGCCTGGTTCGGCGATCATCTATTACCTGTAAACGCCGCCATCGCCGACCGGTGGGGCCGCCTGCAGTCCGAAACCACTCGCCCCCTTCCCTCTGCCGATAGCCTGCTGACGGCCACCGCCCTGCATCACGACTTGCGGATAGTCACATGCAACGATAAGGATTTTGAGGTCCCGGGTTTGGTGGTGGTAAATCCGTGGAAGGATTAG